A window of Streptomyces sp. NBC_01224 genomic DNA:
TCCAGGTCCTTGTAGACCTCGAAGAAGTGCTGGATCTCCAGGCGGTCGAACTCCGACACGTGGTGGATGTCGCGCAGGTGCTCCACCCGGGGGTCGGAGGCCGGCACGCACAGCAGCTTGTCGTCGCCACCGGCCTCGTCCGTCATCCGGAACATGCCGATGGCGCGGCACTTGATGAGGCAGCCGGGGAAGGTCGGCTCGTCCAGGATGACCAGCGCGTCCAGCGGGTCACCGTCCTCGCCGAGGGTGTTCTCGACGAAGCCGTAGTCCGCCGGGTAGCTGGTCGAGGTGAAGAGTCGACGGTCCAGGCGGATCCGACCGGTCTCGTGGTCCACCTCGTACTTGTTCCGCGAACCCTTCGGGATCTCGATGGTGACGTCGAACTCCACGGGTGGCTCCTCCATGATCAAGACATAAGACTGGTGATTAAGTGTCCCCCACGCAGATGTGTGCTCGCGAAAGGGGCTGGT
This region includes:
- a CDS encoding inorganic diphosphatase — translated: MEFDVTIEIPKGSRNKYEVDHETGRIRLDRRLFTSTSYPADYGFVENTLGEDGDPLDALVILDEPTFPGCLIKCRAIGMFRMTDEAGGDDKLLCVPASDPRVEHLRDIHHVSEFDRLEIQHFFEVYKDLEPGKSVEGADWVGRAEAEAEIEASYKRLEAQGGAH